A genome region from Microtus ochrogaster isolate Prairie Vole_2 chromosome 1, MicOch1.0, whole genome shotgun sequence includes the following:
- the Lrrc34 gene encoding leucine-rich repeat-containing protein 34 — protein MRLDVKYNLIGDVGAYYAAKLLQINKTLKYLRMTGNKIANTGGMFFAAMLQINSSLEKLDLGDCDLGLQSVIAFTTVLTQNKAIKAINLNRPILYGEQEESTVHMGHMLKENHVLVELHMCKHDMKNFGLQQLCSALTLNSSLRYLDVS, from the exons ATGC GTCTGGATGTGAAGTATAACCTCATAGGCGATGTCGGTGCCTACTACGCTGCAAAACTGCTTCAG ataaACAAAACTCTCAAATACTTGAGAATGACGGGAAATAAGATTGCAAATACGGGTGGCATGTTTTTTGCTGCCATGCTGCAGATTAACTCGTCCCTGGAGAAACTGGACCTGGGCGACTGTGACCTG GGACTGCAAAGCGTGATAGCATTTACCACAGTGCTGACTCAGAACAAAGCGATCAAGGCGATAAACCTGAACCGACCTATACTGTATGGAGAACAG GAAGAGTCTACAGTTCACATGGGCCACATGTTGAAAGAAAATCACGTCCTTGTTGAGCTGCACATGTGTAAACATGACATGAAAAATTTTGGCCTGCAGCAGCTGTGCAGTGCACTGACTCTCAACAGCAGCCTGCGCTACCTTGATGTCAGCTG A